GGCCCTTTCTGGGATTCAGGTTGACCTCCCAGATCTCTCCCCGGAGTGCAACGATGCCGCTCACAGCAACGAGTCTCCGGCGCGGGCCTCCAGCCAATCTTCACGCTCCTGCCGGATCTCCGCCTGCTCTTCGGCGGAGAGAGCATCCCAAGCTTTGTTGAACATCTGGAGCATCTTCTCCTCCTCTTCGCGAACCCGCTCGCGCTCGAGGACCTGGCGAACGTATCCGGGTTTCGCACGTTTTCCTCCGGCGCGCGCTTCGATCCACTGGTCGAGCTCCGCCGGAAGCCGAAGATTGATCTGCGCTTCCTTCGTTCCCATTGTGTCCCCCATTGTTACTAGCTGATTCAACAATGGTAGCGAGCAAGATGCCAAATAGCAAGCGGAGAACGTCTCGCCGAGCTAGCGCTGGATTATGAGTAAGCGTGATCCCGCCCCTCCGTCCTCCCGACGCGCTCAGGAATGGCCGGTCCGGAGGACAGCGCGACGGCATGCGATGCGGGGAATTCGGGCGTTGGGTGAGGATGCAACTGATTGTGGTTGAACGAGATGGAATGCGCGCGGCACGGGCGGCGTGGCGCGGTTTGGCGTTTGCCTTGTGGATGGATGGAAGAGATGCCGGGCGACCCGTGGGAACCACGACCCGCATCTCGCTACCATCCAACGCAGCAGAGGTACTCATGATTCGCAAAGCAGCGCTGGCCCTGTCGTCGCTCGCCATCGCGGGCCTTCTCGCCCTCAGCCCGAGCGGGGCGGAGGCACAGACCACCATCACCTGCGAGAGCAGGGGGCACGACCGCGCCTACTGCGCCGCGGACACCCGCGGCGGCGTGCGCCTGGTTCGCCAGCTCAGCGATGCGCGCTGCGAGAGCGGGCGAAGCTGGGGCGCGGACCGGAGCGGGATCTGGGTGTCGCAGGGGTGCCGGGGGCAGTTCGCGGTCGGGAGCACGTACGGAGGCGGGCAGTGGGGTGGCAGCGGCCGCGGCGACGGACGGTACGGCGATCGCGACGGACGCTACGGCGGGCGTGACGGACGCTACGATGGACGTGATCGACGCTACGACGACCGTGACAACCGCTACGACCACCGCTCGCGCCGCGCCATGGAGGAGCGGGCGGAGCGCGTCTGCCGGGCCGCGGTGGGCGAGCGGCTCCGCAACATCCGCCGCAGCGACGTACGCGCCGACTACCGCGGCAGGGACCGCGCCGGCAACCTCGTGGTGCGCTGGGACGCCAACCGCGTCGACGGAAGCTGCATCGTGAGCACCGGCGGCCGCGTGCTCGACATCCGCTACGACCGGCGCCGATAGAAGCTCAGGACCCGTTCGAAAAGGCCGTCCCGCACCACGCGGGGCGGCCTTTCGCTTTTCACCATGCCGCGCGCTTGCCGGAAGAGCGCGAGTGCTTTATCTTTCCAGCCGGATGAACGGATAGAGATGAGCACCGCGACCCCCGCGATCTTCGATCGCATGTCGGCGCTGGCCGATACGACGCGCAGCCGCATCCTGCTCCTGCTGGAGCGGCACGAGCTGACGGTGGGGGAGGCGTGCGCGGTGCTCCAGCTTCCGCAGTCCACGGTGAGCCGGCACCTCAAGCTGCTGGCGGACGACGGGTGGGTCAGCTCGCGCGCCGAGGGGACGAGCCGCCGCTACCGGATGGCCGCGGACGCGCTGGACCCCTCCGCACTCGGGCTCTGGCGGATGGTGCGCGACCAGGTGGCCACCCTGCCCGCCGCGGAGCACGACGCGGGGCGCCTGCGCAGCGTGCTCGCCCAGCGCACCACGACGTCGCGCGCCTTCTTCTCCACCTCCGCGGGGCAGTGGGACCGCCTGCGCGCCGAGCTCTTCGGCGAGCGCACGGACCTGGTGGGGCTCTTCGCCCTGCTGGCCGACGGGTGGACGGTGGGGGACCTGGGGTGCGGCACCGGGCGGCTGTCCGAGGCGCTGGCTCCGTTCGTGGAGCGGGTGGTGGCGGTGGATGCGTCCGCGGCGATGCTGGAGGCCGCGCGCGCCCGGCTGGCCCCCGCGGAAAACGTGGAGGTGCGCGCCGGCGAGCTGGAGTCGCTCCCGGTCGCGGACGGCGAGCTGGATGCCGCGG
Above is a window of Longimicrobium sp. DNA encoding:
- a CDS encoding DUF3011 domain-containing protein, translating into MIRKAALALSSLAIAGLLALSPSGAEAQTTITCESRGHDRAYCAADTRGGVRLVRQLSDARCESGRSWGADRSGIWVSQGCRGQFAVGSTYGGGQWGGSGRGDGRYGDRDGRYGGRDGRYDGRDRRYDDRDNRYDHRSRRAMEERAERVCRAAVGERLRNIRRSDVRADYRGRDRAGNLVVRWDANRVDGSCIVSTGGRVLDIRYDRRR
- a CDS encoding metalloregulator ArsR/SmtB family transcription factor, which encodes MSTATPAIFDRMSALADTTRSRILLLLERHELTVGEACAVLQLPQSTVSRHLKLLADDGWVSSRAEGTSRRYRMAADALDPSALGLWRMVRDQVATLPAAEHDAGRLRSVLAQRTTTSRAFFSTSAGQWDRLRAELFGERTDLVGLFALLADGWTVGDLGCGTGRLSEALAPFVERVVAVDASAAMLEAARARLAPAENVEVRAGELESLPVADGELDAAVASLVLHYLAEPEAALAEAFRALRPGGRLAVVDMMPHDREEFRHTMGHVWQGFGAEQMARWLGAAGFESPRYVPLPADPSAKGPSLFAASARKPECGK